A single region of the Nocardioides ochotonae genome encodes:
- a CDS encoding glycerate kinase family protein → MRILVAPDKFAGTLTAVQAAEAVATGWRRQAPDDELDLAPMSDGGPGFVDVLHAALGGELLAVTVRGPHADPVPATVLRVGDTAYVESAQACGIHLTDGAWESASTLGVGDLIAAALDSGARRIVVGLGGSGTTDGGAGLLHALGASADADLDRGPAGLAGITRADLSAAVARLDGIELVAASDVDNPLTGLFGAAKIFGPQKGVPEDRLVGVDAWLEGFAEATDRRLSLAKGAGAAGGLGFALMLLGGTREPGLALVSAAVGLPARARAADLVITGEGAFDVSSRAGKVPYGVGEIAAEALRPCVVVAGKVQVGAREMRALGVESAYALVDLVGEQRAMAEPVAALEQLAARVARTWSR, encoded by the coding sequence ATGCGGATCCTCGTGGCGCCCGACAAGTTCGCCGGCACCCTCACGGCCGTCCAGGCCGCCGAGGCGGTGGCCACGGGCTGGCGTCGCCAGGCCCCCGATGACGAGCTCGACCTCGCGCCGATGTCCGACGGCGGCCCCGGGTTCGTGGACGTGCTGCACGCCGCGCTCGGCGGTGAGCTGCTCGCGGTCACCGTCCGCGGCCCGCACGCCGACCCGGTCCCCGCCACGGTGCTGCGCGTCGGCGACACGGCGTACGTCGAGTCCGCGCAGGCCTGCGGGATCCACCTGACCGACGGTGCCTGGGAGAGCGCGTCGACGCTGGGCGTCGGCGACCTGATCGCGGCGGCGCTCGACAGCGGCGCGCGGCGGATCGTCGTCGGGCTCGGCGGCTCCGGGACCACCGACGGCGGCGCCGGCCTGCTGCACGCGCTCGGCGCCAGCGCGGACGCCGACCTCGACCGCGGCCCCGCCGGGCTCGCCGGCATCACCCGGGCCGACCTGTCCGCGGCCGTGGCGCGCCTCGACGGCATCGAGCTCGTCGCGGCCAGCGACGTCGACAACCCGCTCACCGGCCTGTTCGGCGCGGCCAAGATCTTCGGGCCCCAGAAGGGGGTGCCCGAGGACCGCCTGGTCGGGGTCGACGCCTGGCTGGAGGGCTTCGCCGAGGCCACCGACCGGCGGCTGTCGCTGGCCAAGGGAGCCGGGGCGGCCGGTGGCCTCGGCTTCGCGCTGATGCTCCTCGGCGGCACCCGTGAGCCCGGCCTCGCCCTGGTCTCCGCGGCTGTCGGGCTGCCCGCGCGCGCCCGCGCCGCCGACCTGGTGATCACCGGCGAGGGCGCCTTCGACGTCAGCAGCCGCGCGGGGAAGGTGCCGTACGGCGTGGGCGAGATCGCCGCCGAGGCGCTGCGCCCGTGCGTGGTCGTCGCGGGCAAGGTGCAGGTCGGTGCCCGGGAGATGCGCGCCCTCGGCGTCGAGTCGGCGTACGCGCTGGTCGACCTGGTCGGCGAGCAGCGGGCGATGGCCGAGCCGGTCGCCGCTCTCGAGCAGCTCGCCGCCCGGGTCGCCCGCACCTGGTCGCGCTGA
- a CDS encoding GNAT family N-acetyltransferase: MVEQGDPVIVRPMTPADVPDAERLSAEAFLEVERRHLPRSLPEPQARPADRGEAWARRTLHLLRTDPGGCWVAEEGDALIGFAASFVRETTWFLATYAVAPGRQGRGTGLQLLAAAMHHGRACLHGMVSAMADPQAARRYRLAGFTLHPQMHLTGTVDRAAIPVIEKVRDGSGGDIDLMDSVDRATRGAGHGPDHELLLGEQRLLVSDTTTGSGYVYVEPNGWVSLLAATNRRTAARLLWAALAESQGPIRLGHVTAANAWALDVGLAARLELGQGGYLALRGMRPPAPYLHHGALL; the protein is encoded by the coding sequence ATGGTGGAGCAGGGCGATCCCGTCATCGTGCGGCCGATGACGCCGGCGGACGTGCCGGACGCCGAACGGCTGAGCGCCGAGGCCTTCCTCGAGGTCGAGCGGCGCCATCTCCCCCGTTCCCTCCCCGAGCCGCAGGCCCGCCCCGCCGATCGCGGCGAGGCGTGGGCGCGCCGCACCCTCCACCTGCTCCGCACCGACCCGGGCGGCTGCTGGGTCGCCGAGGAGGGCGACGCCCTGATCGGGTTCGCCGCGTCGTTCGTGCGCGAGACGACCTGGTTCCTCGCGACGTACGCCGTGGCGCCGGGGCGGCAGGGCCGGGGCACCGGGCTCCAGCTGCTCGCGGCCGCGATGCACCACGGCCGCGCCTGCCTGCACGGCATGGTGAGCGCGATGGCCGACCCGCAGGCCGCCCGGCGCTACCGGCTGGCCGGGTTCACCCTGCACCCGCAGATGCACCTGACCGGCACCGTCGACCGGGCCGCGATCCCGGTGATCGAGAAGGTGCGCGACGGCTCGGGCGGCGACATCGACCTGATGGACTCCGTCGACCGCGCCACCCGGGGTGCCGGCCACGGCCCCGACCACGAGCTGCTGCTGGGCGAGCAGCGGCTGCTGGTCTCCGACACCACCACCGGCTCCGGCTACGTCTATGTCGAGCCGAACGGGTGGGTCAGCCTGCTGGCCGCGACCAACCGGCGCACCGCCGCGCGCCTGCTGTGGGCGGCGCTCGCGGAGAGCCAAGGTCCGATCCGGCTGGGCCACGTCACCGCCGCGAACGCCTGGGCCCTCGACGTCGGCCTGGCCGCGCGCCTCGAGCTCGGGCAGGGCGGCTACCTGGCGCTGCGCGGGATGCGCCCGCCGGCGCCGTACCTCCACCACGGCGCCCTGCTGTGA
- the nadA gene encoding quinolinate synthase NadA, protein MTTVDLPLLPLGRGTDPAAERGVECPGDLPSPSDPDLVARARAAKEALGDRVFVLGHHYQRDEVIAFADVTGDSFKLARDAAARPDAAYIVFCGVHFMAESADILTTSAQQVILPDLAAGCSMADMARLAQVEDAWDALADAGVVDQVVPVTYMNSSADIKAFCGRNGGVVCTSSNAEVALDWAFAQKDDAKILFLPDQHLGRNTAVLELGLSLEDCVVWNPFKPNGGLTAEELRNARMILWKGHCSVHGRFSPAVVDELRATIPDVQILVHPECQHDVVTRADLVGSTEFIIRTIEAAPAGSKWAIGTELNLVKRLAQAHPDKSISFLDKTVCYCSTMNRIDLPHLVWALESLVDGTVVNQITVDPETERWALVALERMLALPGRTAPKA, encoded by the coding sequence ATGACGACCGTCGACCTCCCGCTGCTCCCCCTCGGCCGGGGCACCGACCCGGCTGCCGAGCGCGGGGTCGAGTGCCCCGGAGACCTGCCGTCGCCGTCCGACCCCGACCTCGTGGCGCGCGCCCGCGCGGCGAAGGAGGCGCTCGGTGACCGGGTCTTCGTGCTCGGCCACCACTACCAGCGCGACGAGGTCATCGCCTTCGCCGACGTCACCGGCGACTCCTTCAAGCTGGCCCGCGACGCCGCGGCGCGTCCGGATGCTGCGTACATCGTCTTCTGCGGCGTGCACTTCATGGCCGAGTCCGCCGACATCCTGACCACCTCCGCCCAGCAGGTGATCCTCCCCGACCTCGCCGCGGGCTGCTCGATGGCCGACATGGCCCGCCTGGCCCAGGTCGAGGACGCCTGGGACGCGCTGGCCGACGCCGGCGTGGTCGACCAGGTCGTCCCGGTCACCTACATGAACTCCAGCGCCGACATCAAGGCGTTCTGCGGGCGCAACGGCGGCGTCGTGTGCACCTCCAGCAACGCCGAGGTCGCCCTCGACTGGGCCTTCGCCCAGAAGGACGACGCCAAGATCCTGTTCCTCCCCGACCAGCACCTCGGGCGCAACACGGCCGTCCTCGAGCTCGGGCTGTCCCTCGAGGACTGCGTGGTGTGGAACCCGTTCAAGCCGAACGGCGGCCTCACCGCCGAGGAGCTGCGCAACGCCCGGATGATCCTGTGGAAGGGCCACTGCTCGGTGCACGGCCGCTTCTCCCCCGCCGTCGTCGACGAGCTGCGCGCCACCATCCCCGACGTACAGATCCTCGTGCACCCCGAGTGCCAGCACGACGTCGTCACGCGCGCCGACCTCGTCGGCTCCACCGAATTCATCATCCGCACCATCGAGGCCGCCCCGGCCGGCTCGAAGTGGGCGATCGGCACCGAGCTCAACCTGGTCAAGCGGCTGGCCCAGGCGCACCCCGACAAGTCCATCTCGTTCCTGGACAAGACGGTCTGCTACTGCTCGACGATGAACCGCATCGACCTCCCGCACCTCGTGTGGGCGCTGGAGTCGCTGGTCGACGGCACGGTCGTCAACCAGATCACCGTCGACCCCGAGACCGAGCGGTGGGCCCTGGTCGCCCTCGAGCGGATGCTCGCGCTGCCCGGCCGCACCGCACCGAAGGCCTGA